Below is a genomic region from Candidatus Zymogenus saltonus.
CGTAGTTTCCGGTCATCTCGAATATTATCATCATGGCGGTCAAGGGGCCGTGGGTGGTCCCTGCAACGAGCGCCCCCATCCCCACGACCGCGTAGGCCCCCACGTCTCCCGTTGTGCCGGGCATGAGGATGTTGAAGAGGTTTCCCAGGGCGGCCCCCACGGTGGCGCCGATAAAAAGGGACGGAGCGAATATCCCCCCAGATCCCCCGGTGGCCAGCGTTGTCGATGTGGCGAATATCTTTACAAATATGAGGATAATCAGAAATATCCATATAGTGTTTTGTTTAAAATTAAGGAGATTTATCCCCTCCATATCATTTACCAACAGCTTGTCGATTGTCTCGTAACCCACGCCGAAGATATGGGGGAAGCCGATGATGGCAAGAGTGCCGATAACCAACCCTCCGACGGCCGGCTTAAAATATTCCGGGATATTGATCCCGTCTACGAAGTCCTCTGTCTTATAAAGGAAGTTCGTAAAAAGGATGGCCACAAGCGCCGCGCAAAGACCCAGGACGGCGTAGTTTCCAAGCTCCTTAAAGCTTGCCAGTTCGTACGCGGGGACGATAAGGGACGGGGCGTTACCCAAAAGCCATCGGGAGATCGCGGTGGCGATAACGGAGCTCACGACGATCGGGGAGAAATGCTCGAGGGTTATCTCGCCCACGATTATCTCCAGAGAGAAGATGACTCCGGCGATCGGCGCGTTGAAGGTGGCGGCGATTCCCGAAGCGGCGCCGCAGGCCACAAACGTCCGCATCCTCTGGGTGGAAGTCCTGAAGAGCTGGCCCATGTTGCTGCCCATCGAGGCGCCGATCATTACAATGGGGCCCTCCCGGCCAACGGAGCCCCCGGAGGCGATGGTGACCGCCGACGCCAGGGTCTTGAAGAGAAAGGTAAATGGGGGAAGTCTCCCCCCCTTGGTCACCACGGCGTCCATGACCTCGGGGACGCCGTGTCCCTTGAGGACCTTGTATTTATAGATCAAGGGGCCAAGGGCCAGCCCCGCCCCAGCCGGGACCAGGAGCTTCCAGTACCAGGGGGTTTCTATTATCCTGTACAGATAGTTCGTGAAATCGCCGTAGAAGACTTCCTGTAACAATAGGATCAGGTACCTGAAGCCTGCGGCCCCGAAGCCGCCCATGATGCCGATTATGATGGCTAACGTGAAAACAAAGGCATTCTGCGTCTGCTCGAAACGCTCCGATAAATGGAAGATCTTCTTTTTAAG
It encodes:
- a CDS encoding chloride channel protein — translated: MIELKKKIFHLSERFEQTQNAFVFTLAIIIGIMGGFGAAGFRYLILLLQEVFYGDFTNYLYRIIETPWYWKLLVPAGAGLALGPLIYKYKVLKGHGVPEVMDAVVTKGGRLPPFTFLFKTLASAVTIASGGSVGREGPIVMIGASMGSNMGQLFRTSTQRMRTFVACGAASGIAATFNAPIAGVIFSLEIIVGEITLEHFSPIVVSSVIATAISRWLLGNAPSLIVPAYELASFKELGNYAVLGLCAALVAILFTNFLYKTEDFVDGINIPEYFKPAVGGLVIGTLAIIGFPHIFGVGYETIDKLLVNDMEGINLLNFKQNTIWIFLIILIFVKIFATSTTLATGGSGGIFAPSLFIGATVGAALGNLFNILMPGTTGDVGAYAVVGMGALVAGTTHGPLTAMMIIFEMTGNYEIILPLMTACVTSTMVARAIQKDSIYTMKLVRRGVNILEGREQNVLKSLNVKGVMHTDFKKIPESMSCSSIIDLVSGSRDFYFPVINETGEMTGVFSLNDIRKFMKEEEHLKHLIIAKDIAATDVITTFPDENLSEVIKKFSKLNIDEIPVMESRDSSRVVAMIKRKDVIDAYNREMVRRDIE